A window of the Lepus europaeus isolate LE1 chromosome 5, mLepTim1.pri, whole genome shotgun sequence genome harbors these coding sequences:
- the OLFML2B gene encoding olfactomedin-like protein 2B, protein MAKPRLLVLCFALVVALSWGSSTRPTGTSEPLDEPTAAPTEDDFLQNEADNQENVLSQLLGDYDKVKAVSEGSDCQCKCVVRPLGRDACQRINAGTSRREDFYTVETITSGSSCKCACVAPPSALNPCEGDFRLQKLREADGRDLKLSTIVDMLEGAFYGLDLLKLHSVTTKLVGRVDKLEEEVSKNLTKENEQIKEDVEEIRTEMNKRGKGNCSNTIAESMPDIGSALQRDAAAAYAHPEYEERFLREETVSQQINAIELLRTHPLAPPDVAKSQRTLHRQVHLRGHAASKPTVIRGITYYKAKVPDEENDIEEHQDELFSGDSGVDLLIEDQLLRHSELLTSTTQRSAAAQPGTAGTAGHSPPTTPSSSAQPPASPSAAGLPAPALHASAEQELSATLHTSSVVLPDPIKEAALQPSNQGLATTVAHTAAPPPPASASPAAVPGDALEEATHVAPAPPATVRTDPAASATLSPEEEDDIRSIVGRCKDTLSTITGPTTQNTYGRNEGAWMKDPLAKDERIYVTNYYYGNTLVEFRNLENFKQGRWSNSYKLPYSWIGTGHVVYNGAFYYNRAFTRNIIKYDLKQRYVAAWAMLHDVAYEEATPWRWQGHSDVDFAVDENGLWLIYPALDDEGFSQEVIVLSKLNAVDLSMQKETTWRTGLRRNFYGNCFVICGVLYAVDSYNQRNANISYAFDTHTNTQIVPRLLFENEYSYTTQVDYNPKDRLLYAWDNGHQVTYHVIFAY, encoded by the exons ATGGCCAAGCCGCGGCTCCTTGTTCTCTGCTTTGCTCTTGTTGTGGCTCTGAGCTGGGGGTCCAGCACTCGCCCCACAGGGACAAGTGAGCCCCTAGATGAGCCGACGGCGGCACCCACGGAGGACGACTTCCTGCAGAACGAGGCCGACAACCAGGAGAACGTTTTGTCCCAG TTGCTGGGAGACTATGACAAGGTCAAGGCCGTGTCTGAGGGTTCAGACTGTCAGTGCAAGTGCGTGGTGAGACCCCTGGGCCGAGATGCCTGCCAGAGGATCAACGCGGGGACCTCCAGGAGGGAAGACTTCTACACCGTGGAAACCATCACCTCGGGCTCGTCCTGCAAGTGTGCCTGCGTGGCGCCCCCGTCCGCCCTCAATCCCTGCGAGGGAGACTTCAGACTCCAGAAACTGCGGGAGGCCGACGGCCGCGACTTGAAG CTCTCCACAATCGTAGACATGCTGGAAGGAGCTTTCTATGGCCTGGATCTGCTGAAACTGCATTCGGTCACCACCAAACTGGTGGGGCGAGTGGATAAACTGGAGGAG GAAGTTTCTAAAAACCTCACCAAGGAAAATGAACAAATCAAAGAGGATGTGGAAGAAATTCGAACAGAGATGAACAAGCGAGGCAAAGGGAATTGCTCCAATACCATCGCAGAGAGCATGCCAGACATCGGCTCAGCCCTGCAGAGGGACGCGGCCGCAGCCTACGCCCACCCAGAG TATGAAGAGCGCTTTCTGCGGGAGGAAACCGTGTCCCAGCAGATCAACGCCATCGAGCTCCTGCGGACGCACCCCCTGGCCCCGCCAGACGTGGCGAAGTCACAGCGGACCCTGCACAGGCAGGTCCACCTGAGGGGCCACGCAGCCTCCAAGCCCACCGTCATCCGGGGCATCACCTACTACAAAGCCAAGGTCCCTGATGAAGAGAATGACATCGAAGAGCACC AAGACGAGTTGTTCAGCGGCGACAGTGGAGTGGATTTGCTGATCGAAGACCAGCTCCTGAGACACAGCGAGCTGCTGACCAGCACCACACAGAGGTCCGCAGCCGCCCAGCCCGGCACCGCGGGGACGGCTGGCCACAGCCCCCCAACCACACCCTCGTCCTCCGCCCAGCCACCGGCCTCCCCCTCAGCCGccggcctccctgcccctgctctccaTGCCTCGGCTGAACAAGAGCTCTCGGCAACACTCCACACCTCCTCCGTGGTCCTCCCAGATCCCATCAAGGAGGCGGCCCTTCAACCTTCGAATCAGGGGCTGGCCACCACCGTGGCCCACACAGCTGCCCCGCCACCTCCGGCCTCGGCTTCCCCAGCAGCGGTTCCTGGGGATGCACTTGAGGAAGCCACACAcgtggccccagcacctcctgccACCGTCAGGACAGACCCTGCTGCCAGCGCCACCCTGAGCCCCGAGGAAGAAGACGACATCCGCAGCATCGTAG GAAGGTGCAAGGACACCCTCTCCACCATCACGGGGCCGACAACCCAGAACACGTACGGGCGGAATGAAGGGGCCTGGATGAAGGACCCGCTGGCCAAGGACGAGCGGATCTATGTGACCAACTATTACTATGGCAACACCCTGGTAGAGTTCCGGAACCTGGAGAACTTCAAACAAG GTCGCTGGAGCAACTCCTACAAGCTCCCGTATAGCTGGATCGGCACCGGCCACGTCGTGTACAACGGTGCCTTCTACTACAACCGGGCCTTCACCCGCAACATCATCAAGTACGACCTGAAGCAGCGCTACGTGGCtgcctgggccatgctccacgaCGTGGCCTACGAGGAGGCCACGCCATGGCGGTGGCAGGGCCACTCGGATGTGGACTTTGCTGTGGATGAGAATGGCCTGTGGCTCATCTACCCGGCCCTGGACGATGAGGGCTTCAGCCAGGAGGTCATCGTCCTAAGCAAACTCAATGCCGTGGACCTGAGCATGCAGAAGGAGACCACGTGGCGCACAGGGCTCCGGCGGAACTTCTACGGCAACTGTTTCGTCATCTGCGGGGTGCTGTATGCCGTGGACAGCTACAACCAGCGCAACGCCAACATCTCCTACGCCTTCGACACCCACACCAACACACAGATCGTCCCCAGGCTGCTGTTTGAGAATGAGTATTCCTACACTACGCAGGTGGACTACAACCCCAAGGACCGCCTGCTGTATGCGTGGGACAACGGCCACCAGGTCACCTATCACGTCATCTTCGCCTACTGA